From Amycolatopsis sp. cg9, one genomic window encodes:
- a CDS encoding amino-acid N-acetyltransferase: MTIVPSDSPSPTVRRARIADVRKIKTLVDSDAGRVLLEKDLVTLYEDVQEFWVAEVGDEVVGAAALHVLWEDIAELRTVVVDKAVRGQGVGRVLVARLVEEARELGLRRLFVLTFETSFFAGHGFVEIDGTPVSHEVYEEMRRSHDTGVAEFLDLPYVKPNTLGNSRMLLQL, encoded by the coding sequence TTGACGATCGTGCCGTCCGACTCCCCCAGCCCGACCGTCCGCCGCGCGCGGATCGCCGACGTCCGCAAGATCAAGACCCTCGTCGACTCGGACGCCGGGCGCGTCCTGCTGGAGAAGGACCTGGTCACGCTGTACGAGGACGTCCAGGAGTTCTGGGTCGCCGAGGTGGGTGACGAGGTGGTCGGCGCGGCCGCCCTGCACGTGCTCTGGGAGGACATCGCCGAGCTGCGCACGGTGGTGGTCGACAAGGCGGTCCGCGGCCAGGGCGTCGGGCGGGTGCTGGTGGCCCGGCTGGTCGAGGAGGCCCGTGAGCTCGGTCTCCGCCGGCTGTTCGTGCTGACCTTCGAGACGAGCTTCTTCGCCGGGCACGGGTTCGTGGAGATCGACGGGACGCCGGTCTCGCACGAGGTGTACGAGGAGATGCGGCGCTCGCACGACACGGGTGTGGCCGAGTTCCTCGACCTGCCGTACGTGAAGCCGAACACACTGGGCAATTCGCGGATGCTGCTGCAGCTCTGA
- a CDS encoding phospholipase, with the protein MRTTLRNLGATVAVAVTVGGGVLAGAGTAAAVDIPTVTDQYLFSTSLSGFESIRNQAPYSGQLDWSSDGCSWSPDTPFGWQFLPGCHRHDFGYRNYKKQGRFTEANRLKIDDNLYSDLKSVCGSNVACKGAAWTYYQAVRKFGG; encoded by the coding sequence ATGCGCACGACACTGCGGAACCTGGGGGCCACCGTGGCGGTGGCCGTGACTGTCGGCGGAGGCGTCCTCGCGGGCGCCGGCACCGCGGCGGCCGTCGACATCCCGACGGTCACCGACCAGTACCTCTTCTCCACGTCCCTGTCCGGGTTCGAGTCGATCCGGAACCAGGCGCCCTACTCCGGCCAGCTCGACTGGTCGTCGGACGGCTGCTCGTGGTCGCCGGACACGCCGTTCGGCTGGCAGTTCCTGCCCGGCTGCCACCGGCACGACTTCGGCTACCGCAACTACAAGAAGCAGGGCCGCTTCACCGAGGCGAACCGGCTGAAGATCGACGACAACCTCTACAGCGACCTGAAGAGCGTCTGCGGGTCCAACGTGGCCTGCAAGGGCGCCGCCTGGACGTACTACCAGGCGGTCCGCAAGTTCGGCGGCTGA
- a CDS encoding nitroreductase family protein, whose product MEIDHLLSTTRAVRRKLDLDRPVEPGVVEECLNLALQAPTPGNVQAWRWLVVRDQEVKNRLGVLFREVGEAYLATKTGDPRALASGQHLIDVIERVPVFVIPVLQGRPTGDNAADAAFYGGIFPAVWNLQLALRSRGLGSTLTTYHLSREAEAAEILGIPDGHTQAGLLPVAYTTVPDFKPAPRTPLSEVAYQDHWGTPLS is encoded by the coding sequence ATGGAGATCGATCACCTGCTCAGCACGACCCGCGCGGTGCGCCGCAAGCTCGACCTCGACCGGCCGGTCGAACCCGGGGTCGTCGAGGAGTGCCTGAACCTGGCGCTGCAGGCGCCGACGCCCGGCAACGTCCAGGCCTGGCGCTGGCTCGTGGTGCGCGACCAGGAGGTCAAGAACCGGCTCGGCGTGCTGTTCCGCGAGGTCGGTGAGGCCTACCTCGCGACGAAGACCGGCGACCCGCGGGCGCTGGCGTCCGGGCAGCACCTGATCGACGTGATCGAGCGCGTCCCGGTGTTCGTGATCCCGGTCCTGCAGGGCCGCCCGACCGGCGACAACGCGGCCGACGCGGCCTTCTACGGCGGCATCTTCCCAGCGGTGTGGAACCTCCAGCTGGCCCTGCGCTCGCGCGGCCTGGGCTCGACGCTCACGACGTACCACCTCTCCCGCGAGGCCGAGGCGGCCGAGATCCTCGGCATCCCGGACGGCCACACGCAGGCCGGGCTGCTGCCGGTGGCGTACACGACGGTGCCGGACTTCAAGCCCGCGCCGCGGACCCCGCTGTCCGAGGTGGCCTACCAGGACCACTGGGGCACGCCGCTCAGCTGA